From the Salinimicrobium tongyeongense genome, one window contains:
- the rimP gene encoding ribosome assembly cofactor RimP — translation MLREKVEKLLQEAFEENNSLFLIELNVNDSNHITVIIDGDKGVSVNDCIAVSRKIEHNLDREEQDFSLDVSSAGVSSPLEMPRQYQKNIGRTLAVTTTKGEKIEGELTSFEDEKITLKWKAREPKPVGKGKVTVNKEAVLSLEDVKEAKVVITF, via the coding sequence ATGTTACGAGAGAAAGTAGAAAAATTACTGCAGGAAGCTTTCGAAGAAAATAATTCATTATTTTTAATTGAGCTCAACGTTAACGACTCAAACCATATCACGGTCATTATTGATGGTGATAAAGGAGTGTCTGTAAATGATTGTATTGCGGTAAGCCGCAAGATTGAACATAACCTTGATCGCGAAGAACAGGATTTTTCACTGGACGTTTCCTCGGCAGGGGTCTCCAGCCCCCTGGAAATGCCGCGGCAGTACCAGAAAAATATTGGAAGAACTCTAGCGGTGACTACAACTAAAGGAGAAAAGATCGAGGGCGAACTTACCTCTTTTGAGGATGAAAAGATTACGCTCAAGTGGAAGGCCAGGGAGCCTAAACCTGTGGGTAAAGGAAAAGTGACCGTAAATAAAGAAGCTGTCTTGTCTTTGGAGGATGTGAAAGAGGCAAAGGTGGTAATAACATTTTAA
- the nusA gene encoding transcription termination factor NusA, which produces MENIALIDSFSEFKDDKSIDKPTLMAILEEVLRSALKKKYGEDDNFDIIVNPDKGDLEIWRNRVVVADGEVEDPNQEISLTEARKIEPDFEVGEDVSEEVKLIDLGRRSILSLRQNLISKVHEHDNTNIYKHFKELEGEIYTAEVHHIRHRAIILLDDEGNEIILPKDRQIPSDFFRKGENVRGIIESVELKGNKPAIIMSRTSPLFLEKLFEQEIPEVFDGLINVKKVVRIPGEKAKVAVDSYDDRIDPVGACVGMKGSRIHSIVRELGNENIDVINFTTNNQLLITRALSPAKITSLKIDEENKRAEVMLKPEEVSKAIGRGGHNIRLAGQLTGYEIDVFREGVEEDVELREFADEIDAWVIEEFAKIGLDTAKSILEQDVDDLVKRTDLEEETIRDVMKVLREEFEEENKS; this is translated from the coding sequence ATGGAAAATATCGCGTTGATAGATTCGTTTTCAGAATTTAAGGATGATAAGTCTATAGATAAGCCAACTTTAATGGCAATTCTTGAAGAGGTATTGCGTAGTGCGCTTAAAAAGAAGTACGGAGAAGACGATAACTTTGACATCATTGTGAACCCCGATAAAGGGGATCTTGAGATTTGGAGAAACCGTGTGGTGGTGGCCGATGGAGAAGTAGAAGATCCAAACCAGGAAATTTCTCTTACCGAAGCCCGCAAAATTGAACCCGATTTTGAAGTTGGGGAAGATGTTTCTGAAGAAGTGAAGTTGATCGACCTTGGGCGTCGTTCCATTCTTTCTTTGCGCCAAAACCTTATTTCTAAAGTTCACGAACACGATAACACCAATATCTACAAGCACTTTAAAGAGCTTGAAGGAGAGATCTATACTGCCGAAGTTCACCACATTCGCCACCGTGCAATTATCCTGCTGGACGATGAAGGCAACGAGATCATTCTTCCTAAAGACCGCCAGATCCCTTCAGATTTCTTCAGAAAAGGAGAAAATGTGAGAGGAATTATTGAAAGCGTGGAATTAAAAGGAAATAAGCCTGCCATTATTATGTCAAGAACTTCTCCCTTATTTTTGGAGAAACTTTTTGAGCAGGAAATTCCTGAAGTGTTCGACGGGCTCATTAACGTGAAGAAAGTGGTGAGAATCCCGGGAGAAAAAGCAAAAGTAGCTGTAGACTCCTACGACGATCGCATTGACCCGGTGGGTGCCTGTGTGGGGATGAAAGGGTCAAGAATCCACAGTATTGTTCGTGAATTGGGGAATGAAAACATTGACGTGATCAATTTCACGACCAACAACCAGTTGTTAATTACCCGCGCCTTGAGCCCGGCTAAGATCACTTCCCTTAAGATAGACGAAGAGAACAAGCGGGCCGAAGTGATGTTAAAACCCGAAGAAGTCTCAAAAGCAATTGGACGTGGCGGGCATAACATAAGATTGGCAGGACAATTGACAGGTTATGAAATAGACGTGTTTAGAGAAGGCGTTGAAGAAGATGTTGAATTAAGAGAATTTGCAGATGAAATTGATGCATGGGTCATCGAAGAATTTGCTAAAATTGGGCTTGATACAGCAAAAAGTATATTAGAACAGGATGTAGATGATCTTGTCAAAAGAACCGATCTTGAAGAAGAGACCATACGTGATGTGATGAAGGTTCTTAGAGAAGAATTTGAAGAAGAGAACAAAAGTTAA
- the infB gene encoding translation initiation factor IF-2, whose protein sequence is MAEAKTMRLNKVLREFNISLDRAVEFLNSQGHEIEARPTTKISGEIYQVLSDEFQTDKSKKVEAKEVGEEKRKEKESLRLEREKEQEEKRRQEEKQEVIRAKSNLEGPKQVGKIDLDKPKSTSSEKPEPKAEETKAPEQPQAKAPEAKEPEAPKPTKPEAEAPKPEAKPETPKPAEKEAAAPKQQEQKPKEEERPKKEAAPEASEEKAEESSTLATKYQKLSGPNFTGEKIDLSQFKKPAKKKDDKDKKAEDDKDKRKKRRRRISKDVKGSPGQGGAGAKSKSGGKRTRPVTKEEPSEEEVQKQVRETLEKLQGKSGKGRGAKYRRNKRDTHRQRTEDAQLEEENKVLKVTEFVTVSEVATMMDVPVTQIISACMSLGMMVTMNQRLDAETLSIVAEEFDYEVEFVTADIDEPKEVVPENPEDLIPRAPIVTVMGHVDHGKTSLLDYIRKENVIAGESGGITQHIGAYGVNLENGQKITFLDTPGHEAFTAMRARGAQVTDLAIIVVAADDDVMPQTKEAISHAQAAGVPIVFAINKVDLPTANPEKIKEKLAGMNLLVEDWGGKVQSHDISAKTGLGVKELLEKVLLEAEILELQANPDKLANGTVVEAYLDKGRGYVSTILVQAGTLRIGDYVLAGRHSGKVKAMQDERGKDVKEAGPSTPVSILGLDGAPQAGDKFKVMTDEREAKDIAAKRTQLQREQSVRTQRHITLDEIGRRIALGDFKELNIILKGDVDGSVEALTDSFQKLSTEEIQVNIIHKGVGAITESDVLLASASDAIIIGFNVRPAGNARTVAEKEEIDIRTYSIIYDAINDLKDAMEGMLSPVMKEEVTGNAEIREIFKVSKIGSIAGCMVTDGKIYRNSQIRLIRDGVVVYTGELASLKRFKDDVKEVSKGYDCGLQIKNYNDIHEGDVIEAFQEVAVKKKLK, encoded by the coding sequence ATGGCTGAAGCGAAGACAATGCGATTAAATAAAGTGTTACGCGAATTCAACATTTCGTTGGATCGTGCCGTGGAATTTCTGAATTCCCAGGGCCACGAAATAGAGGCGCGTCCCACTACAAAGATTTCGGGAGAGATATATCAGGTGCTTTCTGATGAGTTCCAGACCGACAAAAGTAAGAAGGTAGAGGCGAAAGAAGTTGGAGAAGAAAAGCGCAAGGAGAAAGAGAGCCTTCGTCTTGAAAGGGAGAAGGAACAGGAAGAAAAGCGCCGGCAGGAGGAGAAGCAGGAGGTTATACGAGCCAAGTCAAACCTGGAAGGCCCAAAACAGGTAGGCAAAATAGATCTCGATAAGCCAAAATCCACTTCTTCGGAAAAACCCGAACCTAAGGCAGAAGAGACCAAAGCGCCTGAACAGCCACAGGCCAAAGCTCCTGAAGCTAAAGAACCGGAAGCTCCAAAGCCCACAAAACCGGAAGCCGAAGCCCCAAAACCTGAAGCCAAACCCGAAACTCCAAAACCTGCAGAAAAAGAAGCCGCGGCTCCAAAACAGCAGGAACAAAAACCTAAAGAGGAAGAGCGTCCTAAGAAGGAGGCTGCGCCTGAAGCTTCAGAAGAAAAGGCAGAAGAATCTTCTACCCTCGCCACAAAATATCAAAAACTAAGCGGCCCTAATTTTACAGGTGAGAAAATTGACCTTTCTCAGTTCAAGAAACCCGCAAAGAAGAAAGACGATAAAGATAAAAAAGCTGAAGACGATAAAGACAAGCGCAAAAAACGCCGTCGCCGTATAAGCAAAGATGTGAAAGGCTCACCAGGACAGGGTGGAGCCGGAGCAAAATCTAAATCTGGAGGAAAGCGCACCCGCCCGGTAACCAAAGAAGAGCCAAGCGAGGAAGAAGTACAAAAACAAGTGCGGGAAACCCTTGAAAAACTTCAGGGGAAATCCGGCAAAGGCCGTGGTGCGAAATACCGAAGAAATAAAAGGGATACTCACCGTCAAAGGACCGAAGACGCCCAGCTTGAAGAAGAGAACAAGGTATTGAAGGTAACCGAATTTGTTACCGTAAGCGAAGTTGCTACGATGATGGATGTGCCGGTGACCCAAATTATTTCCGCGTGTATGTCACTCGGAATGATGGTGACCATGAACCAGCGCCTCGACGCCGAAACGCTTTCAATAGTTGCCGAAGAATTTGACTATGAAGTAGAATTTGTTACAGCCGATATTGACGAGCCTAAAGAAGTAGTGCCCGAAAACCCTGAAGATCTTATTCCGCGAGCCCCAATTGTGACCGTAATGGGACACGTTGACCACGGGAAGACTTCCCTGCTTGATTACATTCGTAAGGAGAATGTAATTGCCGGTGAAAGCGGAGGGATCACGCAGCACATTGGTGCCTATGGCGTGAACCTGGAAAATGGTCAAAAAATAACATTTTTGGATACTCCGGGTCACGAAGCCTTTACCGCAATGCGGGCACGGGGTGCACAGGTAACCGACCTTGCTATTATTGTGGTGGCAGCAGATGATGATGTGATGCCACAAACAAAAGAAGCGATCTCTCATGCACAGGCGGCAGGGGTTCCAATTGTATTTGCCATAAATAAAGTGGATTTACCAACGGCAAACCCCGAAAAAATAAAAGAAAAGCTGGCAGGAATGAACCTTCTTGTTGAAGACTGGGGTGGAAAGGTGCAGTCGCATGACATTTCGGCCAAAACAGGACTGGGTGTTAAAGAACTTCTTGAAAAAGTGCTTCTTGAAGCCGAAATTCTTGAGCTACAGGCCAACCCTGACAAGCTTGCCAACGGTACTGTAGTTGAAGCCTACCTAGATAAAGGCAGAGGCTATGTCTCTACTATCCTCGTACAGGCTGGTACACTTAGAATTGGAGATTATGTACTCGCCGGAAGACATAGCGGTAAGGTAAAAGCCATGCAGGATGAGCGCGGAAAAGATGTAAAAGAAGCAGGCCCTTCAACGCCGGTTTCCATCCTTGGGCTTGACGGTGCCCCACAGGCAGGTGACAAGTTTAAGGTGATGACCGATGAGCGCGAAGCCAAAGATATTGCAGCAAAACGAACCCAGTTACAACGTGAGCAGTCTGTAAGGACTCAGCGCCACATTACACTTGATGAGATTGGACGTCGTATTGCACTTGGAGACTTTAAAGAACTCAACATTATTCTTAAAGGTGACGTTGATGGATCTGTAGAAGCGCTTACCGATTCGTTCCAGAAGCTTTCTACTGAAGAGATCCAGGTGAACATTATACATAAAGGAGTAGGTGCCATTACCGAAAGTGATGTGTTGCTTGCTTCAGCTTCCGACGCAATTATTATCGGATTTAATGTGAGGCCTGCCGGAAATGCACGTACAGTAGCCGAAAAAGAAGAAATAGATATCAGAACATATTCTATTATCTATGACGCTATAAACGACCTTAAAGATGCCATGGAAGGTATGCTTTCTCCTGTGATGAAAGAAGAGGTTACCGGTAACGCAGAGATCAGGGAGATCTTTAAAGTATCCAAGATTGGCAGTATTGCCGGTTGTATGGTTACTGACGGAAAGATCTACAGAAACTCCCAAATCAGGCTTATCCGCGATGGCGTGGTAGTTTATACCGGCGAACTCGCCTCTTTGAAACGTTTTAAAGATGACGTGAAGGAAGTTTCTAAAGGTTACGACTGTGGATTGCAGATCAAGAACTACAACGACATTCATGAAGGCGATGTGATTGAAGCCTTCCAGGAAGTAGCCGTGAAGAAAAAACTGAAGTAA
- a CDS encoding response regulator transcription factor yields the protein MKEIFIVEDDDGIRELLEFLLESQQYVVKTFPTARAFYKTVPEKVPNLFLLDIMLPDGNGVDLCRALKGSAETRGIPVVLMSAHADISRTEGADDFIAKPFDVDELLQRIEKQLAS from the coding sequence ATGAAAGAGATATTTATTGTAGAGGATGACGATGGGATTAGGGAGCTGTTAGAATTTCTTTTGGAAAGTCAGCAGTATGTGGTGAAGACATTTCCCACAGCAAGAGCTTTTTATAAAACCGTTCCTGAAAAAGTTCCCAACCTGTTCCTGCTTGATATTATGCTGCCCGATGGCAATGGTGTAGATCTTTGCAGAGCGCTGAAGGGGAGTGCAGAAACCAGGGGTATTCCTGTGGTTCTTATGTCTGCCCATGCCGATATAAGCAGGACCGAGGGTGCCGATGATTTTATCGCCAAGCCTTTTGATGTTGATGAACTGCTGCAGAGAATAGAGAAACAACTTGCTTCATGA
- a CDS encoding PAS domain-containing sensor histidine kinase, with protein sequence MQSNDEPEIGGPGVLGVEFRQLLEDSPVANYLCDAEGKLTYFNKAAVKLWGRTPSLGKEYWCGSWKIFYPDGKPMPLEEIPIAKVLKKGSREEGSEIRIECPDGSSKFLLVFPKPIFAKDGRLEGVHSTLVDITDQKRDHIKKETLSAIVQSSDDAIVSKNLQGIIASWNRGAQEIFGYTEEEVVGRSITLLIPEERLSEEDVILDKIKRGIKIDHFETIRRHKSGREIPVSITVSPVKDSAGNIVGASKVARDITARLESQAAMEKYIRNLETLNTVGKSISENLDVQGILQRVTDATTKLTGAAFGAFFYNNLDDRGNTFQLFTLSGAPREIFDHMAMPRHTDLFLPTFRDRKVVRVDDITKHKDFGKNAPYKGMPKGHFSVVSYLAIPVISKNGNVIGGLLYGHPEAGKFTAEHELLVLNIAAQAAVSLDNSRLFEQVKSLSEKKDEFIALASHELKTPLTTIKGYLQVLSKKKADKISQLFLDKSLCQVDKLNTLVEDLLNMSRIESGQLNFNLEVFDIREMLKEIIETFSYSSQSHRVTEKLWNDSVIIEGDRQRIEQAILNLMTNAIKYSPKADEIFVELEVVGENVVVKVRDMGIGLTGEQRRQLFTRFYRAEETQGISGLGLGLYLTKQIIDRHGGKIEVNSEYGKGSEFSLILPLAVQNLKKSKCI encoded by the coding sequence ATGCAAAGCAATGATGAACCCGAGATAGGTGGTCCGGGAGTATTGGGTGTGGAGTTCAGGCAGCTGCTTGAAGACTCCCCCGTTGCTAATTATTTATGTGATGCAGAAGGTAAGCTCACCTATTTCAATAAAGCAGCCGTAAAGTTGTGGGGAAGGACCCCCAGCCTGGGCAAAGAGTACTGGTGTGGTTCCTGGAAAATATTTTACCCCGATGGTAAACCTATGCCTTTGGAAGAAATCCCGATTGCAAAGGTGCTAAAAAAGGGATCTCGGGAGGAGGGTAGCGAGATTAGAATTGAATGTCCCGACGGTTCTTCCAAATTCTTGCTGGTTTTCCCCAAACCTATCTTTGCAAAAGATGGCCGGTTAGAGGGGGTGCACAGTACACTGGTAGATATTACCGATCAAAAGCGGGATCATATCAAAAAAGAAACCCTTTCGGCTATAGTGCAATCTTCAGATGACGCAATAGTGAGTAAGAACTTACAGGGCATCATCGCGAGCTGGAACAGGGGGGCGCAGGAGATCTTTGGGTACACCGAAGAAGAAGTGGTGGGGCGGTCTATAACCCTATTAATTCCGGAGGAGCGCCTTAGCGAAGAAGATGTGATTCTAGACAAGATCAAGAGGGGAATAAAAATTGACCATTTTGAAACCATCCGAAGGCATAAATCGGGTAGAGAGATTCCGGTTTCTATTACCGTTTCCCCAGTAAAAGATTCCGCAGGAAATATAGTTGGTGCTTCCAAAGTGGCCCGTGATATTACGGCCCGGCTTGAATCCCAGGCGGCAATGGAGAAATATATTCGCAACCTGGAAACGCTGAATACGGTAGGAAAAAGTATTTCGGAAAATTTAGATGTGCAGGGAATACTGCAGCGGGTAACCGATGCCACCACCAAGCTTACAGGGGCGGCATTTGGAGCTTTTTTCTACAATAATCTCGATGACAGGGGCAACACCTTTCAGCTGTTCACGCTTTCGGGTGCTCCCAGGGAGATCTTTGACCACATGGCCATGCCGCGGCATACAGATTTGTTCCTGCCCACCTTCAGGGACAGGAAAGTGGTGAGGGTTGACGATATTACCAAACATAAGGACTTCGGAAAAAATGCACCTTACAAAGGCATGCCAAAAGGGCATTTTTCAGTGGTGAGTTACCTGGCTATCCCGGTAATCTCAAAAAATGGAAATGTTATTGGCGGATTGTTATACGGTCATCCTGAAGCCGGGAAATTTACAGCCGAACATGAACTGCTGGTGCTCAACATCGCTGCCCAGGCCGCAGTTTCTTTAGATAATTCAAGGCTCTTTGAGCAGGTAAAATCTTTAAGTGAAAAGAAAGATGAGTTCATTGCACTGGCCAGCCACGAATTAAAGACACCGCTTACCACTATTAAAGGATATTTGCAGGTGCTGTCAAAAAAGAAAGCCGATAAGATCTCTCAGTTATTTCTTGATAAATCTTTATGCCAGGTTGATAAACTGAACACCCTTGTGGAAGACCTGTTAAACATGTCGAGAATAGAATCTGGTCAGCTCAATTTCAATCTTGAGGTTTTTGATATCCGTGAGATGCTGAAGGAGATCATTGAGACCTTTTCTTACTCTTCGCAGTCTCACCGGGTCACCGAGAAGCTGTGGAATGATTCAGTCATTATTGAAGGCGACAGACAAAGAATAGAGCAGGCGATTCTCAACCTAATGACCAATGCGATTAAATACTCCCCAAAAGCCGATGAGATCTTCGTTGAGCTAGAGGTGGTTGGAGAGAATGTGGTGGTGAAGGTTCGGGATATGGGAATAGGGCTAACCGGGGAGCAGCGTAGACAGCTCTTTACGCGCTTCTACAGGGCCGAAGAGACCCAGGGTATAAGTGGCCTCGGGCTCGGCCTGTACCTTACCAAACAAATCATTGACAGGCACGGCGGAAAGATTGAAGTGAACAGCGAATATGGAAAGGGATCTGAATTCTCCCTTATTCTGCCACTGGCAGTTCAAAATTTAAAAAAAAGTAAATGCATATAG
- a CDS encoding type III restriction-modification system endonuclease, whose translation MKGFNFEKNLQHQTQAVESTLAVFNHLEIQKSSGVNKNFINPVFNHKTGMRYSENLRLIQGHNGIKELPSGQSNILDIMMETGTGKTYTYVKTIFEMNKHFGIFKFIVVVPTLSIKAGAIDFIKSDTSRQHFKEQYGKTIRLHKVESIKGSQKRKSNMPPAVSSFVSSGDFEHSKIQVMIINTGMINSDTMQKSYDKGLFDEYTVPFKGISAVKPFVIIDEPHKFSQVNKTWGNIQKMGPQFILRYGATFQEYENLIYTLSAVDSFNNNLVKGVIGHITEFESGKNALVRLINTDGKEATFELIENGKKQRVKLSRKESLQKVHSEMIDLIIENLSKSKVELSNGLEMKKGDKINPYSYAQTVQETMIQKAVKNHFLIEKALLTRDVKIKPLTLFFIDNIEEYRKEDGYIKKTLERLVEAEIRHLLKDEKNLFYRSYLEKSLKAISRTHGGYFAVDKKGKDSNKEDDISQQVDEILHNKQAMLDLGNPRRFIFSKWTLREGWDNPNVFQICKLRSSGSEISKLQEVGRGLRLPVNEYGNRVKDEQFFLNYFVDFTESDFIDHLVNEINYKSGAISAEEVPEKLSGEMIKKICDLYETSEDELLDLLDQDNVVTRTNKFKEGGFIYIKNKYPLIFQGVGSNKIRKSTESNKRLKIRTEKYQDLKELWEKLNEKVILEYKFHEESQFKKLLTEFFIEQKANFSVEGIRERRSKIEIKDDQAISSDEISILDEDITPISTMDYSEFLLELAGSTNLNIKTIHEALIASEIEINKYLNNSTVRLIKQNFNNFLMYNAVDKFSIEYMKVSNTIHPTKITNSEGEVLKEISASDVGVKYSDLPVNKDYFFDELYYDSELEKENIESPIEEVVVFTKIPKNSIKIPVAGGKSYSPDFAYVLHLNNGEKKLHFIIETKDVSGKDRLRDEEKQKIKHAEKFFGGNVKINFKTQFSTQKIVDLIKEITVKP comes from the coding sequence ATGAAGGGATTTAATTTTGAAAAGAATCTTCAGCATCAGACTCAGGCAGTAGAAAGTACTCTAGCTGTTTTTAATCATCTAGAGATACAGAAATCTTCAGGAGTAAATAAAAATTTCATCAATCCTGTTTTCAATCATAAAACGGGAATGAGATATAGTGAAAACCTAAGGTTAATTCAGGGTCACAATGGGATTAAAGAACTGCCAAGTGGTCAGAGTAATATTTTAGACATTATGATGGAGACAGGTACAGGAAAAACCTATACCTATGTCAAGACAATTTTTGAAATGAACAAACATTTCGGGATTTTCAAATTTATAGTTGTAGTTCCAACTTTATCCATAAAAGCAGGGGCCATAGATTTCATAAAATCTGACACTTCTCGTCAACATTTTAAAGAGCAATATGGAAAAACTATAAGATTGCATAAGGTCGAGAGTATTAAAGGATCTCAAAAGAGAAAATCAAATATGCCTCCTGCCGTTAGTTCCTTCGTTTCTTCTGGTGACTTTGAACACTCAAAAATCCAGGTAATGATAATTAATACTGGTATGATTAATTCTGATACGATGCAGAAGAGTTATGATAAGGGTCTCTTCGATGAATATACCGTACCATTTAAAGGAATATCTGCCGTTAAGCCTTTTGTAATTATTGATGAACCTCACAAATTTTCCCAAGTCAATAAGACGTGGGGAAATATTCAAAAAATGGGACCTCAATTTATTCTTAGATATGGGGCAACTTTTCAGGAATATGAAAATCTTATTTACACACTGTCTGCAGTGGACTCTTTCAATAATAACTTGGTTAAAGGTGTTATAGGTCACATTACAGAGTTTGAAAGTGGGAAAAATGCATTGGTAAGGTTAATAAATACTGATGGTAAAGAAGCTACTTTTGAATTAATAGAAAATGGTAAAAAACAAAGGGTGAAATTAAGTAGGAAAGAAAGCCTTCAAAAAGTTCATTCCGAAATGATCGATTTGATAATTGAGAATCTTAGCAAGAGTAAAGTGGAATTATCAAATGGTCTAGAAATGAAAAAGGGTGATAAAATAAACCCTTATTCCTATGCACAAACTGTACAGGAGACAATGATTCAGAAGGCTGTGAAGAATCATTTCCTAATAGAGAAAGCGCTATTGACGAGAGATGTTAAGATAAAGCCTCTAACTCTGTTTTTCATAGATAATATAGAAGAATATAGGAAGGAAGATGGATATATTAAAAAGACTTTAGAACGATTAGTGGAAGCTGAAATAAGGCACTTACTAAAGGATGAAAAAAACTTGTTCTATAGGAGCTATTTAGAAAAATCTTTAAAGGCTATTTCTCGAACTCATGGAGGATATTTTGCGGTAGATAAAAAAGGGAAGGATTCAAACAAAGAAGATGATATAAGCCAGCAGGTGGATGAAATTTTGCATAACAAACAAGCCATGCTTGATTTGGGTAATCCAAGACGATTTATATTCTCAAAGTGGACCTTAAGAGAAGGTTGGGATAATCCTAATGTATTTCAGATTTGTAAATTAAGAAGTAGTGGAAGCGAGATCTCAAAATTGCAAGAAGTAGGACGAGGTTTACGTTTACCAGTAAATGAATATGGTAATAGGGTAAAGGATGAGCAATTCTTTCTTAACTATTTTGTAGACTTTACAGAAAGCGATTTTATTGATCATCTTGTTAATGAAATCAATTATAAATCTGGAGCAATATCCGCAGAAGAAGTACCAGAGAAACTTTCTGGTGAAATGATAAAAAAAATCTGTGATTTGTATGAGACTAGTGAAGATGAACTACTGGATTTACTTGACCAAGATAATGTTGTAACAAGAACAAATAAATTTAAAGAGGGAGGATTTATATATATAAAAAACAAATATCCCTTAATCTTTCAAGGAGTAGGTTCGAATAAAATTAGAAAATCTACGGAATCAAACAAGAGACTGAAAATTAGAACAGAAAAATATCAGGACTTAAAGGAGTTGTGGGAAAAACTCAATGAAAAAGTGATTTTGGAGTATAAATTTCATGAAGAGTCTCAATTTAAAAAACTGTTGACGGAATTTTTTATAGAACAGAAAGCAAATTTTTCTGTAGAAGGAATAAGAGAGCGTAGATCTAAAATTGAAATAAAAGATGACCAAGCAATTTCATCAGATGAAATTTCTATCCTTGATGAAGATATTACACCTATTTCAACTATGGATTATAGTGAGTTTTTATTGGAATTGGCAGGATCAACAAATCTCAACATTAAGACTATTCATGAGGCTTTAATTGCTTCGGAAATTGAGATTAATAAGTATCTGAATAATTCCACAGTAAGACTTATAAAACAAAACTTTAATAATTTCTTGATGTACAATGCCGTAGATAAGTTCAGCATTGAGTATATGAAAGTTTCAAATACTATTCACCCGACAAAAATTACTAATAGTGAAGGAGAGGTTTTAAAAGAAATTTCCGCCTCAGATGTTGGAGTGAAATATTCTGATTTGCCTGTTAATAAAGACTACTTTTTCGACGAATTATATTATGACTCTGAACTAGAAAAGGAAAATATTGAATCTCCAATTGAAGAAGTAGTAGTCTTCACTAAGATTCCCAAAAATTCCATTAAAATTCCTGTAGCTGGGGGAAAAAGTTACTCCCCCGATTTTGCCTATGTCCTCCATCTAAACAATGGTGAAAAAAAGCTACATTTTATAATTGAAACTAAAGATGTTTCTGGAAAAGATCGCCTGAGAGATGAAGAGAAGCAAAAAATAAAACATGCAGAGAAGTTTTTTGGTGGGAATGTTAAAATCAATTTTAAGACTCAATTCAGTACACAGAAAATTGTAGATTTAATAAAAGAAATCACTGTTAAACCTTAG